Proteins from one Mus caroli chromosome 3, CAROLI_EIJ_v1.1, whole genome shotgun sequence genomic window:
- the Mgarp gene encoding protein MGARP, with translation MYLRRAVSKTLALPRRAPPGPAPLGKDASLRRMSSRKFPGTSGSNMIYYLVVGVTVSAGGYYTYKALTSKQGRHTEHVAETKEQTKAELQPLPGEKEEHVVEAEQVCSEPGEAAVTEAESVDAEEVPEAAAVLPGESQASVSEVPAEAALVEASLSSSEPELKITEASLVETTEGVPESTPEVESAAPDQADTSQEGADTSQEGADTTKEEADTSQEGADTTKEEADTSKEAEGTTTEDPRSISEESAELEESPPLGSEPPAQPESQEETQVTEETASPQG, from the exons ATGTATCTCCGCAGGGCTGTGTCCAAGACTCTGGCGCTGCCCCGGAGGGCGCCCCCAGGTCCCGCGCCGCTGGGGAAGGACG catctCTTCGCCGAATGTCATCCAGGAAATTCCCTGGAACATCTGGCTCCAATATGATCTATTACCTGGTTGTAGGTGTGACAGTCAGTGCTGGTGGATATTAC ACTTACAAGGCTTTAACATCAAAGCAAGGGAGACATACAGAACATGTAGCTGAAACGAAAGAACAAACAAAGGCGGAGTTGCAACCACTTCCAG GTGAAAAGGAAGAGCATGTGGTAGAAGCCGAGCAAGTGTGTTCAGAGCCTGGAGAAGCTGCTGTAACGGAAGCTGAATCCGTAGATGCTGAGGAAGTCCCAGAGGCTGCTGCTGTGCTTCCAGGAGAGTCTCAGGCCTCCGTCTCCGAGGTCCCTGCAGAAGCTGCCCTGGTGGAGGCATCCCTATCGAGCTCAGAGCCTGAGCTGAAGATAACCGAGGCTTCCCTGGTGGAGACCACCGAGGGTGTCCCTGAGTCTACTCCGGAGGTGGAGAGTGCAGCCCCAGACCAGGCTGATACTAGCCAGGAGGGGGCTGATACCAGCCAGGAGGGCGCTGATACCACCAAGGAGGAGGCTGATACCAGCCAGGAGGGCGCTGATACCACCAAGGAGGAGGCTGATACCAGCAAGGAGGCTGAAGGTACCACTACTGAGGACCCGCGCTCGATCTCCGAGGAGAGTGCCGAACTAGAAGAAAGCCCTCCCTTAGGCTCAGAACCCCCTGCCCAGCCTGAGTCACAA